One Telluria mixta DNA window includes the following coding sequences:
- a CDS encoding M24 family metallopeptidase, whose product MNMGGTDKQAALDALTDMTPGAVPITLAEHRARIARAQEFMAAQGIAAVYLNAGSNLTYFTGTKWSPSERMVGAILPADGDLVYIAPAFEESTIRDFMVVEGDIAVWDEHEQPAARLRAVLEERGIAAGSVLAIDDSTPLFLFDAIRAATDGYILRNAHPVTSHCRSRKSDAEIALIQRAMDMTMAVHVAAAAILHEGITTKEVEEFIHLAHRKVGASGSYFCIVLFGEATAYPHGVSYVQTLKKGDTVLIDTGCKVHNYISDITRTYVFGEPSERQRFVWNAEKAAQRAAFDAAQPGVPCEEVDKAARRSLEANGFGPGYKLPGLPHRTGHGIGLDIHEGPYLVGGETRALEPGMCFSNEPMICVPGEFGVRLEDHFYMTANGPKWFTQPAENLENPFAAG is encoded by the coding sequence ATGAACATGGGTGGCACCGACAAACAGGCCGCACTCGATGCGTTGACCGACATGACCCCGGGCGCCGTGCCCATCACGCTGGCCGAGCACCGGGCGCGCATCGCACGCGCGCAGGAATTCATGGCGGCGCAGGGCATCGCCGCCGTCTACCTCAACGCCGGCAGCAACCTGACGTATTTCACGGGCACGAAGTGGAGCCCCAGCGAACGCATGGTGGGCGCCATCCTGCCGGCCGACGGCGACCTGGTGTACATCGCGCCAGCGTTCGAGGAAAGCACGATCCGCGACTTCATGGTCGTGGAGGGCGACATCGCCGTCTGGGACGAACACGAACAACCCGCCGCGCGGCTGCGCGCCGTGCTGGAAGAACGCGGCATCGCGGCCGGCAGCGTGCTCGCCATCGACGACAGCACGCCGCTGTTCCTGTTCGACGCGATCCGCGCCGCTACCGATGGCTACATCTTGCGGAATGCCCATCCGGTGACGTCGCACTGCCGCAGCCGCAAGTCGGATGCGGAAATCGCCCTGATCCAGCGCGCGATGGACATGACCATGGCCGTGCACGTGGCGGCGGCGGCTATCCTCCACGAAGGCATCACGACGAAGGAAGTCGAGGAATTCATCCACCTCGCGCACCGCAAGGTCGGCGCAAGCGGCTCGTACTTCTGCATCGTACTGTTCGGCGAAGCGACCGCCTACCCGCACGGCGTCAGCTATGTGCAGACGCTGAAGAAGGGCGACACGGTGCTGATCGACACGGGCTGCAAGGTCCACAACTACATCTCCGACATCACGCGCACGTACGTGTTCGGCGAACCGTCCGAGCGCCAGCGCTTCGTGTGGAACGCGGAAAAGGCGGCGCAGCGGGCGGCATTCGACGCGGCGCAACCGGGCGTGCCGTGCGAAGAGGTGGACAAGGCCGCGCGCCGCTCGCTCGAGGCAAACGGCTTCGGCCCCGGCTACAAGCTGCCCGGCCTGCCGCACCGCACGGGCCACGGCATCGGTCTCGACATCCACGAAGGCCCCTACCTCGTCGGCGGCGAAACCCGGGCGCTGGAACCGGGCATGTGCTTCTCGAACGAGCCGATGATCTGCGTGCCGGGCGAATTCGGCGTCCGTTTGGAAGACCATTTCTACATGACGGCGAACGGACCGAAATGGTTCACGCAGCCGGCTGAGAACCTGGAGAATCCGTTCGCGGCGGGATGA
- a CDS encoding FAD-dependent oxidoreductase — protein sequence MKTLVHIVGSGPAGLSAARTALDAGARICLIDDNHAPGGQIWRGGPARWTDARARDAWNLLRGHPDCTVMQDAQVIGCGGSRTLLVETGGRGVPVPFERLVLCSGSRELSLPFPGWTLPGVTGAGGLQALIKGGMPVCGRRVVIAGTGPLLLATASTALRAGAHVAAIVEHQPWSRLSAFGFGLLSRHGRKFLQAASLFAELRGIPYVTGARLVEAQGEDVLRGVVVRTGDRDIDYACDFLAAGFGLVPNTDLARALGCEIVDGAIHVDDGQRTSRADIWAAGECTGIGGVDKAVAEGRIAALDALGLPPSGRDLPLRRASHAFAALLARTFAPGASLRAMCGPETIVCRCEDVTRARLLPHRDWREAKLATRVGMGPCQGKTCGAACAFLFGWSHEDARIPIMPATARALSDFAKQGEA from the coding sequence GTGAAGACCCTCGTACACATCGTCGGCAGCGGCCCGGCCGGACTGTCCGCGGCGCGGACGGCCCTCGATGCCGGCGCAAGGATCTGCCTGATCGACGATAATCATGCCCCGGGCGGCCAGATCTGGCGCGGCGGGCCGGCGCGCTGGACCGATGCCCGCGCACGCGACGCCTGGAACCTGCTCCGCGGCCACCCGGACTGCACCGTCATGCAGGATGCCCAGGTCATCGGCTGCGGAGGCTCCCGCACGCTGCTCGTGGAAACGGGCGGGCGTGGCGTCCCCGTCCCGTTCGAGCGGCTGGTCCTCTGTTCGGGCAGCCGCGAGCTGTCGCTGCCGTTCCCCGGCTGGACGCTGCCCGGCGTCACGGGTGCAGGCGGGCTGCAGGCGCTGATCAAGGGCGGCATGCCGGTGTGCGGGCGCCGCGTCGTCATCGCCGGCACGGGCCCGCTGCTGCTGGCGACGGCGTCGACGGCGCTGCGCGCGGGCGCGCACGTCGCGGCCATCGTCGAACACCAGCCGTGGTCGCGCCTGTCGGCGTTCGGCTTCGGGCTGCTGTCGCGGCACGGGAGGAAATTCCTGCAGGCGGCGTCGCTGTTCGCCGAGTTGCGCGGCATTCCGTACGTGACGGGCGCGCGGCTCGTCGAGGCGCAGGGCGAGGATGTGCTGCGCGGGGTCGTCGTCCGGACCGGCGACAGGGACATCGACTATGCCTGCGACTTTCTCGCGGCAGGCTTCGGCCTCGTGCCGAACACGGACCTCGCGCGGGCGCTCGGCTGCGAGATCGTCGACGGCGCCATTCACGTCGACGACGGACAGCGGACGAGCCGCGCGGACATCTGGGCCGCCGGAGAATGCACCGGCATCGGCGGCGTCGACAAGGCGGTCGCCGAGGGGCGCATCGCTGCGCTCGACGCGCTGGGCCTGCCCCCGTCGGGGCGCGACCTGCCGCTGCGGCGCGCGTCGCACGCATTCGCGGCGCTGCTGGCCCGCACCTTCGCGCCGGGCGCGTCGCTGCGCGCAATGTGCGGCCCGGAGACGATCGTGTGCCGCTGCGAGGACGTGACGAGGGCGCGCCTGCTGCCGCACCGCGACTGGCGCGAAGCGAAACTGGCGACGCGCGTCGGCATGGGCCCCTGCCAGGGCAAGACCTGCGGCGCGGCGTGCGCCTTCCTGTTCGGGTGGTCCCACGAGGATGCCCGGATACCGATCATGCCCGCGACCGCGCGGGCGCTGTCAGACTTTGCAAAACAAGGAGAAGCATGA
- a CDS encoding (2Fe-2S)-binding protein, with product MSPPDLSSRVVVDGVAVDVPRGVTVVAALVAANSLCTRRSVTGQRRFAFCGIGQCQECRVTVDGCANQLACGTICADGMTIATGGDW from the coding sequence ATGTCCCCGCCTGATCTCTCGAGCCGCGTAGTGGTCGACGGCGTCGCCGTCGACGTCCCGCGCGGCGTCACCGTCGTTGCCGCGCTCGTCGCCGCCAATTCGCTGTGTACGCGGCGCTCCGTCACGGGCCAGCGCCGGTTCGCCTTCTGCGGCATCGGCCAGTGCCAGGAATGCCGCGTGACCGTCGACGGCTGCGCCAACCAGCTGGCGTGCGGGACGATCTGCGCGGACGGCATGACCATCGCCACGGGAGGCGACTGGTGA
- a CDS encoding NAD(P)/FAD-dependent oxidoreductase, whose product MKHPDVIVVGAGIVGAACAAELQALGRDVLLVDGGVPGGGVTAAGMGHLVALDETDDELDLCLLSLARWDAYLSTRTDLAEHVRCGTLWVAEDDAQMAHARVRAQRLGRRGWDAVELSGDALARMEPALRAGLAGAVRVVRDGVVYPPAVARDLADTLVALGGQTRFGTAVARIDDGAITLASGERIAAGDVVAAAGTAVTRLLPDIPVFPRKGHLAITARTPRRLSHQVVSMGYGQTAAGSDALAVAANVQPRITGQWLIGSCRQDGIRHADVDPRVLAQVLRSAIALLPCLADMKIIRSWTGMRPATYDGRPVIGRHPALPHVWVAAGHEGLGVTTAFGTAQLLADLMLDRPASIAAIPYSPSRFAHVPA is encoded by the coding sequence GTGAAGCATCCGGACGTGATCGTCGTCGGCGCCGGCATCGTCGGTGCCGCCTGCGCGGCGGAACTGCAGGCGCTCGGGCGCGACGTGCTGCTCGTCGACGGGGGCGTCCCCGGCGGCGGCGTGACGGCGGCCGGCATGGGCCACCTCGTCGCGCTCGACGAGACGGACGACGAACTCGACCTGTGCCTGCTGTCGCTGGCGCGCTGGGACGCGTACCTGTCCACCCGGACGGACCTCGCGGAACACGTCCGCTGCGGCACGCTGTGGGTCGCCGAGGACGATGCGCAGATGGCCCATGCGCGCGTGCGCGCCCAACGGCTGGGCCGGCGCGGTTGGGATGCCGTCGAACTGTCCGGCGACGCGCTTGCGCGCATGGAACCCGCACTGCGTGCCGGCCTCGCGGGCGCCGTGCGCGTCGTGCGCGACGGCGTCGTGTACCCGCCCGCCGTCGCGCGCGACCTGGCCGACACGCTCGTCGCGCTGGGCGGGCAGACGCGGTTCGGCACCGCCGTCGCCCGCATCGACGATGGTGCGATCACGCTCGCCTCCGGTGAACGCATCGCCGCGGGCGACGTCGTCGCCGCCGCGGGGACGGCCGTGACGCGGCTGCTGCCCGACATTCCCGTCTTCCCGCGCAAGGGCCATCTCGCCATCACGGCCCGCACCCCGCGCCGCCTGTCGCACCAGGTCGTGAGCATGGGGTATGGGCAGACGGCAGCGGGGAGCGACGCCCTCGCCGTCGCCGCGAACGTCCAGCCGCGCATCACGGGACAATGGCTGATCGGGTCGTGCCGCCAGGACGGCATCCGGCATGCCGACGTCGACCCGCGCGTGCTCGCCCAGGTGCTGCGCTCCGCCATTGCGCTGCTGCCCTGCCTGGCCGACATGAAGATCATCCGCAGCTGGACCGGCATGCGCCCTGCCACGTACGACGGGCGTCCCGTCATCGGACGTCACCCGGCATTGCCGCACGTGTGGGTCGCCGCGGGCCACGAGGGCCTCGGGGTCACGACGGCATTCGGCACCGCGCAACTGCTGGCGGACCTGATGCTGGACCGCCCCGCTTCCATCGCCGCCATCCCCTATTCACCGTCGAGGTTCGCCCATGTCCCCGCCTGA
- a CDS encoding dihydrodipicolinate synthase family protein produces the protein MWKGVLPAVTTKFNEDGSLDHDEMLRCFGIQMDAGVDGLIACGSLGEGPMLSHDERIAVLKLCKEAAGNKPALLTVAEAATKDACALAQKAARAGADGLMVVPSTIYHTDPRETVATLRAIAQAGDLPIMIYSNRLAYRVDVTVEIMEELADDARFVAVKESSDDIRRSTDIINRFGDRFDLLTGVDNLAFEALMVGAQGWVAGVGLAFPEETVAIWRLVQTRRHDEALRIYRWFRPLLDLDVSTYLVQNIKLAEAIAIGSNERVRAPRLPLAGARREAVEQTIRAAIANRPQLPILPVLA, from the coding sequence ATGTGGAAAGGTGTTCTTCCCGCCGTCACCACCAAGTTCAACGAGGACGGCTCGCTCGACCATGACGAAATGCTGCGCTGCTTCGGCATCCAGATGGACGCCGGCGTGGATGGCCTTATCGCCTGCGGCTCGCTCGGCGAGGGCCCGATGCTGTCGCACGACGAGAGGATTGCCGTCCTCAAGCTGTGCAAGGAAGCGGCCGGCAACAAGCCCGCGCTGCTGACCGTCGCCGAAGCGGCCACGAAGGATGCGTGCGCGCTGGCGCAAAAGGCGGCCAGGGCGGGCGCGGACGGCCTGATGGTAGTCCCGAGCACGATCTACCACACGGACCCGCGCGAGACGGTGGCGACCCTGCGCGCCATCGCGCAGGCGGGCGACCTGCCGATCATGATCTATTCGAACCGCCTGGCTTACCGCGTCGACGTGACCGTCGAGATCATGGAAGAGCTGGCGGACGACGCGCGCTTCGTCGCCGTCAAGGAATCGTCGGACGACATCCGCCGCAGCACCGACATCATCAACCGTTTCGGCGACCGCTTCGACCTGCTGACCGGCGTCGACAACCTCGCATTCGAAGCGCTCATGGTCGGCGCGCAGGGCTGGGTGGCCGGCGTGGGCCTCGCCTTCCCGGAAGAGACGGTGGCGATCTGGCGCCTCGTGCAGACCAGGCGCCATGACGAAGCGCTGCGCATCTACCGCTGGTTCCGCCCGCTGCTGGACCTGGACGTCTCGACCTACCTCGTCCAGAACATCAAGCTCGCGGAAGCCATCGCCATCGGTTCGAACGAACGCGTGCGCGCACCGCGCCTGCCGCTCGCCGGCGCGCGCCGCGAAGCGGTGGAGCAGACGATCCGCGCCGCCATCGCCAACCGCCCGCAGTTGCCCATTCTGCCCGTGCTGGCGTGA
- a CDS encoding AraC family transcriptional regulator — MIDHTTIQAIDTIGMQAVEAIFDALGDVAFFVKDRDGRYLSINRTMVRRCGVRHKTDVLGKTALELFPRALAETYLAQDRQVIASGTAIDKQLELHIYPGRSRGWCITKKIPLFGKDGAVVGLIGTSQDLGLLDDLHPAYRQIARIAQHISENYRDNISLKALAEEAGLSLSRVERLFQKVFQHSPRQLLVQCRLTAARTLIEQNPGAKIAEIAYECGYTDHSAFSRQFKSYVGMSPSAYGLQMGCR; from the coding sequence ATGATCGACCACACCACCATCCAGGCCATCGACACCATCGGCATGCAGGCCGTCGAGGCGATCTTCGACGCGCTCGGCGACGTCGCATTCTTCGTCAAGGACCGGGACGGCCGCTATCTGAGCATCAACCGTACGATGGTGCGGCGTTGCGGAGTTCGGCACAAGACGGATGTGCTCGGCAAGACGGCGCTGGAACTGTTCCCGCGCGCGCTGGCGGAGACGTATCTCGCGCAGGACCGGCAGGTCATCGCCAGCGGCACGGCGATCGACAAACAGCTCGAACTGCACATCTACCCCGGCCGCAGCCGCGGATGGTGCATCACGAAGAAGATTCCGCTGTTCGGCAAGGATGGCGCCGTGGTCGGCCTGATCGGCACGTCGCAGGACCTGGGCCTGCTCGACGACCTGCACCCGGCGTACCGGCAAATCGCCCGGATCGCGCAGCACATCAGCGAGAACTACCGGGACAACATCTCGCTCAAGGCGCTGGCGGAAGAAGCGGGGTTGTCGCTGTCGCGCGTGGAGCGGCTGTTCCAGAAAGTGTTCCAGCACTCGCCGCGGCAGTTGCTCGTGCAATGCCGGCTGACGGCCGCGCGCACCCTGATCGAGCAGAATCCCGGCGCGAAGATCGCGGAGATCGCGTACGAATGCGGCTACACGGACCACAGCGCGTTCAGCCGGCAATTCAAGTCGTACGTGGGCATGAGCCCGAGCGCTTATGGGCTTCAGATGGGTTGCAGATGA
- a CDS encoding 4-hydroxyproline epimerase, whose amino-acid sequence MKTISIIDSHTGGEPTRLIVDGGPGLGNGPLSGRLARMRDGHDHIRTGTVCEPRGSDVLVGALLCEPHAPDCVAGVIFFNNVGYLGMCGHGTIGLVVSLAHLGRIGAGRHCIDTPVGVVTAELHADGAVSIENVPSYRARKDIGVDVPGYGTVRGDVAWGGNWFFLVERHAFDVAPANIPALTAFAQAVMAALAAQGISGDGGAPIDHVELFAPSQTADSRNFVLCPGKAYDRSPCGTGTSAKLACLAADGKLAEGAVWRQESIIGSVFEGSWRRDGDAVAPTIRGTAWVSAESTLLFDDSDPFAWGIPA is encoded by the coding sequence ATGAAAACAATCTCGATCATCGACTCCCACACCGGCGGCGAACCCACGCGGCTCATCGTGGACGGCGGCCCCGGCCTGGGCAACGGCCCCCTGTCCGGGCGCCTCGCGCGCATGCGCGACGGGCACGACCACATCCGCACGGGCACCGTGTGCGAACCGCGCGGCTCGGACGTCCTCGTCGGCGCGCTGCTGTGCGAACCCCATGCGCCGGACTGCGTGGCGGGCGTCATCTTTTTCAATAACGTCGGGTACCTGGGCATGTGCGGGCACGGCACGATCGGCCTCGTCGTGTCGCTGGCCCACCTCGGACGCATCGGGGCGGGACGGCACTGCATCGATACGCCCGTCGGCGTCGTGACGGCCGAACTGCACGCGGACGGTGCCGTCAGCATCGAGAACGTCCCGTCGTACCGGGCGCGCAAGGATATCGGCGTCGACGTGCCGGGTTACGGCACCGTGCGGGGCGACGTGGCCTGGGGCGGCAACTGGTTCTTCCTCGTCGAGCGGCATGCGTTCGACGTCGCCCCCGCGAACATCCCGGCGCTGACGGCGTTCGCGCAGGCCGTCATGGCCGCGCTGGCCGCACAGGGCATCAGCGGCGATGGCGGCGCGCCCATCGACCACGTCGAACTGTTCGCCCCGTCGCAGACGGCGGACAGCCGCAACTTCGTGCTCTGCCCCGGCAAGGCATACGACCGCTCGCCCTGCGGCACGGGCACCAGCGCGAAGCTGGCCTGCCTGGCGGCGGACGGCAAACTGGCGGAAGGCGCCGTGTGGCGCCAGGAGAGCATCATCGGCAGCGTGTTCGAAGGCAGCTGGCGCCGCGATGGCGACGCCGTCGCGCCGACGATCCGCGGCACGGCCTGGGTCAGCGCCGAATCGACCCTGCTGTTCGACGACAGCGATCCGTTCGCATGGGGCATCCCGGCTTAG
- a CDS encoding methyl-accepting chemotaxis protein — translation MHPISSGPAANHANNADRLFLAVLWALFATSLALALVYDSLTLAFAAGLPLALVPSALILAAPGRLATRLSVAVALMLFCALNIHQAHGMTELHFGIFVLLAFLVCYQDWRVIIAAAATAAVHHLTFNYLQAWGYPTMCFTHPGIGIVLLHALYVVVEAAVLSYLAVRLQRETTAVAASAGTLHDTLRAMRSSADQVARDMDLITRTSSAVAAGSADLSARAAAQATRLEQAAVAVDHLTATVKRNVDHAALADELVASASALAVKGGDVVADVVQTMESIRSSSREVQDIVNVIDGIAFQTNILALNAAVEAARAGEQGRGFAVVAGEVRSLAQRSAQAAKEVRQLIGDSVVRVDAGGRLVDEAGQAMHQIVGSVQRVADIMTAISGASQEQRDGIEQVRDSIREIELTTRQTAELVEQSADAAETMCAHASSVAQAVGTLRQAEVSA, via the coding sequence ATGCATCCCATCTCATCCGGCCCCGCTGCCAACCATGCCAACAACGCCGACAGGCTGTTCCTCGCCGTCCTGTGGGCGCTCTTCGCCACGTCGCTGGCGCTGGCGCTCGTGTACGACTCCCTGACGCTGGCGTTCGCCGCCGGCCTGCCGCTCGCCCTCGTGCCGAGCGCGCTGATCCTGGCCGCGCCCGGGCGGCTGGCCACGCGGCTGTCCGTGGCCGTCGCGCTGATGCTGTTCTGCGCGCTGAACATCCACCAGGCGCACGGCATGACGGAACTGCATTTCGGGATCTTCGTGCTGCTCGCCTTCCTGGTCTGCTACCAGGACTGGCGCGTGATCATCGCCGCCGCCGCGACGGCCGCCGTCCACCACCTCACGTTCAACTACCTGCAGGCGTGGGGCTATCCGACGATGTGCTTCACGCACCCCGGCATCGGCATCGTGCTGCTGCACGCCCTGTACGTCGTCGTCGAGGCGGCCGTGCTGTCATACCTTGCGGTCCGGCTGCAGCGCGAGACGACGGCCGTCGCCGCGAGCGCGGGCACGCTGCACGACACGCTGCGGGCGATGCGCAGCAGCGCGGACCAGGTGGCGCGCGACATGGACCTGATCACGCGGACGTCAAGCGCCGTGGCGGCGGGCAGCGCCGACCTGTCCGCGCGGGCCGCGGCGCAGGCCACGCGGCTGGAGCAGGCGGCCGTCGCGGTGGACCACCTGACGGCCACCGTCAAGCGCAACGTCGATCACGCGGCGCTGGCCGACGAACTGGTGGCGTCGGCATCGGCGCTGGCCGTGAAGGGTGGCGACGTGGTCGCGGATGTCGTGCAGACGATGGAATCGATCCGTTCCAGTTCGCGCGAAGTGCAGGACATCGTCAACGTCATCGACGGCATCGCCTTCCAGACCAACATCCTCGCGCTCAACGCGGCCGTCGAAGCGGCGCGCGCGGGGGAGCAGGGGCGCGGCTTCGCCGTCGTGGCGGGCGAAGTCCGCAGCCTCGCCCAGCGCAGCGCGCAGGCGGCGAAGGAAGTCCGGCAGCTGATCGGCGACTCCGTCGTGCGCGTGGACGCGGGCGGCCGGCTCGTGGACGAGGCGGGGCAGGCGATGCACCAGATCGTCGGCTCGGTCCAGCGCGTGGCCGACATCATGACCGCGATCTCGGGCGCGAGCCAGGAACAGCGCGACGGCATCGAGCAGGTGCGCGATTCGATCCGCGAGATCGAACTGACGACGCGGCAGACGGCCGAGCTGGTCGAGCAGAGCGCCGATGCGGCGGAGACGATGTGCGCGCACGCGTCGTCGGTGGCGCAGGCGGTCGGCACGCTGCGGCAGGCGGAAGTGTCCGCGTAG
- a CDS encoding suppressor of fused domain protein has translation MSAYRASNVVSLHGDPIYHHTASTPWAPPQGEICLQQISDHIDRHLGPVDCVFHELVSDTVHIDVHIVKPTEAYPFIRLVTSGMSDLPMSTPPDADVPRHAELMITLPPDWKLDKESFEDERWYWPVRLVKTMARLPHKYGTWLGWGHTVPNGDPAEPYAEDVRFDGCILLPSISVPDEFHRLRIDADKEIAFFAIVPLYKEELALKLRAGAEKLLERFDKKHIGDMIDPRRPNAGKKLFGFL, from the coding sequence ATGAGCGCATACCGAGCCAGCAACGTCGTGTCCTTGCACGGCGATCCGATCTACCACCACACGGCGAGCACGCCGTGGGCGCCGCCGCAGGGCGAGATCTGCCTGCAGCAGATTTCGGACCACATCGACCGGCATCTCGGGCCCGTCGACTGCGTGTTCCACGAACTGGTCTCCGACACGGTGCACATCGACGTGCACATCGTGAAGCCGACGGAGGCATACCCGTTCATCCGGCTCGTCACGTCCGGCATGAGCGATCTGCCGATGTCAACGCCGCCGGACGCCGACGTCCCCCGCCACGCGGAGTTGATGATCACGCTCCCGCCGGACTGGAAGCTGGACAAGGAATCGTTCGAGGACGAGCGCTGGTACTGGCCGGTCCGCTTGGTCAAGACGATGGCCCGGCTGCCGCACAAGTACGGGACGTGGCTCGGCTGGGGGCATACGGTGCCGAACGGCGATCCGGCGGAGCCGTATGCGGAAGACGTGCGGTTCGACGGCTGCATCCTGCTCCCGTCGATCAGCGTGCCGGACGAATTCCACCGGCTGCGCATCGACGCCGACAAGGAGATCGCGTTCTTCGCGATCGTACCGCTCTACAAGGAGGAACTGGCGCTGAAGCTGCGCGCCGGGGCCGAGAAACTGCTTGAGCGCTTCGATAAAAAGCACATCGGCGACATGATCGATCCGCGCCGTCCGAACGCGGGCAAGAAGCTGTTCGGCTTCCTATGA
- a CDS encoding YaiI/YqxD family protein, translating into MDIWVDADACPAVIKDILFRVADRVQLNVTLVANQLIRVPGSRFIRALQVPAGADAADAEIVARVQPGDIVVTGDIPLAALVLDKGGMPLNPRGEWYTRDTIAQQLTMRAFMDELRSSGVDTGGPAAFSQADRQRFANALDRELAKRARPGS; encoded by the coding sequence ATGGATATCTGGGTCGACGCCGACGCCTGCCCCGCCGTCATCAAGGACATCCTGTTCCGCGTGGCCGACCGCGTGCAATTGAACGTGACGCTGGTGGCGAACCAGTTGATCCGCGTGCCCGGCTCGCGCTTCATCCGCGCGCTGCAGGTACCTGCGGGTGCCGATGCGGCCGATGCGGAAATCGTCGCGCGCGTACAGCCCGGCGACATCGTCGTGACGGGCGACATTCCCCTCGCCGCCCTCGTGCTGGACAAGGGCGGCATGCCCCTCAATCCGCGCGGCGAGTGGTACACCAGGGACACCATCGCGCAACAACTCACGATGCGGGCGTTCATGGACGAATTGCGCAGCAGCGGCGTCGACACGGGCGGGCCGGCTGCGTTCAGCCAGGCGGACCGGCAACGGTTCGCGAATGCGCTCGATCGCGAACTGGCGAAACGCGCCAGGCCCGGCTCATAG
- a CDS encoding FadR/GntR family transcriptional regulator, with amino-acid sequence MPAPPDAIATEPRLYRVVSSRIEALIREENIKPGERLPAERDLATKLGVSRTSLREALIALELGGVVEVRGGSGVYVSEQAAPKTARPAAGPGPFEVLAARRVIEVEVAALAAKNATPAAVDAILVAVEQMEQNQDNQGENESADRDFHLAIARAAGNSALVGVIEYLWAQRGSLWHKLTEHFQTEELRQLTLLDHRAILAAIASHDVAGARSAMRAHLDRVTRTFSRG; translated from the coding sequence ATGCCCGCGCCACCCGATGCGATTGCGACCGAGCCGCGACTGTATCGCGTGGTGTCGAGCCGGATCGAAGCGCTGATCCGGGAAGAGAACATCAAGCCGGGGGAACGCCTGCCCGCCGAGCGTGACCTGGCCACGAAGCTGGGCGTCTCGCGCACGTCGCTGCGCGAAGCGCTGATTGCGCTGGAACTGGGCGGCGTCGTCGAAGTGCGGGGTGGCTCCGGCGTGTACGTCAGCGAACAGGCAGCGCCGAAGACGGCCCGGCCGGCCGCGGGTCCCGGTCCGTTCGAAGTGCTGGCCGCGCGCCGCGTGATCGAAGTCGAAGTCGCGGCGCTGGCCGCGAAGAACGCGACGCCGGCGGCCGTCGACGCGATCCTCGTCGCCGTCGAACAGATGGAGCAGAACCAGGACAACCAGGGCGAGAACGAATCGGCCGACCGCGATTTCCACCTCGCGATCGCGCGCGCGGCCGGCAACAGCGCCCTCGTGGGCGTGATCGAATACCTGTGGGCCCAGCGCGGCAGCCTGTGGCACAAGCTGACGGAGCACTTCCAGACCGAGGAACTGCGCCAGCTGACCCTCCTCGACCACCGCGCGATCCTCGCCGCCATCGCTTCGCACGACGTGGCAGGCGCGCGCTCGGCCATGCGCGCGCACCTCGACCGCGTGACGCGCACGTTCTCGCGCGGGTAA